The following proteins come from a genomic window of Synechococcus sp. BIOS-E4-1:
- the nrdR gene encoding transcriptional regulator NrdR has product MQCPSCQNTDSRVLESRAADGGRSVRRRRECLNCEFRFTTYERVETVPITVIKRNGNRETFSRSKLLHGLSRACEKTGIPPERLETMVEELELSLQQRSGREVSSSDIGELVLEKLKSLSEVAYIRFASVYRQFSGVSDFVATLEGINATKAELTAAI; this is encoded by the coding sequence GTGCAGTGCCCCTCCTGCCAGAACACCGATAGCCGGGTGCTCGAATCAAGAGCCGCCGACGGAGGTAGAAGCGTGCGTCGGCGACGGGAATGCCTCAATTGCGAATTTCGTTTCACCACCTACGAACGGGTTGAAACCGTTCCGATCACAGTGATCAAGCGAAATGGCAATCGTGAAACTTTCAGTCGCAGCAAATTGCTTCATGGCTTGAGTCGTGCCTGCGAGAAGACTGGGATTCCTCCAGAACGCCTTGAAACCATGGTTGAAGAGCTGGAACTCAGTCTTCAACAACGCAGCGGCCGTGAAGTCTCCAGCAGTGACATCGGTGAACTGGTGCTCGAAAAGTTGAAAAGTCTCAGCGAAGTCGCCTATATCCGTTTTGCATCCGTTTATCGCCAGTTCAGCGGTGTGAGTGATTTTGTAGCCACCCTGGAAGGCATCAATGCAACCAAGGCGGAGCTCACAGCCGCGATCTGA
- a CDS encoding photosystem II reaction center protein T — protein MESFAYILILTLAIATLFFAIAFRDPPKIGK, from the coding sequence ATGGAAAGCTTCGCTTACATCCTCATCCTCACTCTCGCGATTGCAACTCTGTTCTTCGCGATCGCATTCCGCGATCCTCCGAAGATCGGCAAGTGA
- the psbB gene encoding photosystem II chlorophyll-binding protein CP47 has product MGLPWYRVHTVVINDPGRLLAVHLMHTALVAGWAGSMALYELAIFDPSDPVLNPMWRQGMFVMPFMARLGVTDSWGGWSITGASGVDPGFWSFEGVAAAHIVFSGLLMLAAIWHWTFWDLEIWQDPRTGEPALDLPKIFGIHLLLAGLGCFGFGAFHLTGVFGPGMWVTDAYGITGHLEPVQPSWGPEGFNPFNPGGIVAHHIAAGIVGIIAGIFHITTRPPERLYKALRMGNIETVLASAIAAVFFAAFIVAGTMWYGAAATPIELFGPTRYQWDQSYFKTEINRRVQTAMDQGQSESEAYASIPEKLAFYDYVGNSPAKGGLFRVGPMVNGDGLATGWLGHIAFTDKDGRELQVRRLPNFFENFPVILEDTDGVVRADIPFRRAEAKYSFEQQGVTASVFGGALDGQTFTDPADVKRLARKSQLGEAFEFDRETYNSDGTFRSSPRGWFTFGHAVFALLFFFGHIWHGARTLYRDVFAGIDPDLGEQVEFGLFQKLGDRSTRRLPEGYVPPAGTPLS; this is encoded by the coding sequence ATGGGATTGCCCTGGTATCGGGTGCACACCGTCGTCATTAACGACCCAGGCCGCCTTCTGGCCGTGCACCTCATGCACACTGCCCTCGTCGCCGGCTGGGCCGGCTCGATGGCTCTTTATGAACTCGCCATCTTCGACCCCTCCGATCCAGTCCTGAACCCGATGTGGCGTCAGGGCATGTTCGTGATGCCCTTCATGGCCCGCTTGGGCGTGACGGACAGCTGGGGAGGCTGGAGCATTACGGGAGCCTCAGGCGTAGATCCTGGCTTCTGGAGCTTCGAAGGTGTCGCCGCTGCACACATAGTTTTCAGTGGCTTGCTCATGCTCGCCGCTATTTGGCACTGGACATTCTGGGATCTCGAGATCTGGCAAGACCCCCGCACAGGGGAGCCAGCGCTCGACCTCCCCAAAATTTTTGGCATCCACCTGCTCCTGGCAGGTCTCGGCTGCTTTGGATTCGGAGCTTTTCACCTCACAGGAGTCTTTGGCCCAGGAATGTGGGTCACTGATGCTTACGGGATCACCGGTCACTTAGAGCCTGTACAACCGTCTTGGGGTCCTGAAGGTTTCAACCCTTTCAACCCAGGTGGAATTGTTGCCCACCACATTGCTGCTGGAATCGTCGGCATCATTGCAGGAATTTTCCACATCACAACACGTCCACCTGAACGCCTCTACAAGGCCTTGCGGATGGGCAACATCGAAACAGTTTTGGCCAGTGCCATCGCTGCTGTGTTCTTCGCAGCATTCATCGTTGCAGGAACGATGTGGTACGGAGCTGCTGCAACTCCGATTGAGCTGTTCGGCCCCACTCGTTATCAGTGGGACCAGAGCTACTTCAAGACCGAGATCAACCGTCGCGTTCAGACCGCGATGGATCAAGGTCAATCAGAATCTGAGGCCTATGCTTCGATTCCAGAAAAACTTGCCTTCTACGACTACGTCGGCAATAGTCCGGCCAAGGGTGGACTATTCCGAGTTGGCCCCATGGTCAACGGAGATGGCTTAGCCACTGGATGGTTGGGGCACATTGCTTTCACAGATAAAGACGGACGTGAACTGCAGGTCCGTCGCCTGCCGAACTTTTTCGAGAACTTCCCTGTGATTCTTGAAGACACTGATGGAGTTGTCCGGGCTGACATTCCCTTCCGTCGAGCTGAAGCGAAGTACTCCTTCGAACAGCAAGGCGTCACGGCATCAGTGTTTGGTGGAGCACTTGACGGTCAAACCTTCACTGACCCTGCTGACGTGAAACGACTGGCCCGCAAATCACAGTTAGGAGAAGCGTTCGAATTCGATCGCGAGACCTACAACTCCGACGGCACCTTCCGCAGCTCACCGCGTGGTTGGTTCACCTTCGGTCACGCGGTATTCGCTCTGCTCTTCTTCTTCGGCCACATCTGGCACGGAGCCCGTACGCTGTATCGCGATGTGTTCGCCGGAATTGATCCCGACCTCGGCGAACAGGTGGAATTTGGTCTCTTCCAAAAACTGGGAGACCGTTCTACTCGCCGACTGCCAGAGGGCTACGTTCCCCCTGCAGGCACACCGCTCAGCTGA
- a CDS encoding 2Fe-2S iron-sulfur cluster-binding protein — protein sequence MPVIRFVREGRDVECFPGENLRAVAVREGIQLYGLKGQLGNCGGCGQCSTCFVKIEGETSTAAMSPRTAVEEVKLRRRPEGWRLACQSLVEQSVVVVTKPQASMPEQNKRVAAALAATLPPGPVEWPVAPAVDGETADQSVTDESMRPLKVSGQASPATPGEER from the coding sequence ATGCCTGTCATCCGTTTTGTGCGTGAGGGTCGGGATGTGGAGTGCTTCCCGGGTGAAAACCTGCGCGCTGTGGCCGTGCGGGAGGGAATTCAGCTTTACGGGCTGAAAGGTCAGCTCGGTAACTGTGGGGGCTGCGGTCAGTGCAGTACCTGCTTCGTAAAGATTGAAGGTGAGACGTCCACAGCCGCGATGAGCCCAAGAACCGCGGTGGAGGAGGTGAAGCTCAGGCGCAGGCCAGAAGGATGGCGCCTGGCTTGCCAGTCTCTAGTTGAGCAGTCGGTGGTGGTGGTGACAAAACCTCAGGCATCCATGCCTGAACAGAACAAGCGGGTGGCTGCCGCCCTGGCGGCAACTCTTCCTCCTGGTCCAGTGGAGTGGCCTGTTGCGCCTGCTGTTGATGGGGAGACGGCTGATCAGTCAGTCACTGACGAATCCATGCGGCCGCTGAAAGTCTCAGGTCAGGCTTCGCCTGCAACGCCCGGTGAAGAGCGCTGA
- the psbM gene encoding photosystem II reaction center protein PsbM, translating to METNDLGFVASLLFVLVPTVFLIILFIQTNSREG from the coding sequence ATGGAAACCAACGATCTCGGCTTCGTGGCCAGCCTGCTGTTTGTTCTGGTGCCGACCGTCTTCCTGATCATCCTGTTCATTCAGACCAACAGCCGTGAGGGGTGA
- a CDS encoding universal stress protein produces MFKNLLIADSGKGHVGEMINMLRDLPAFKAARINLLHVVPEQTMAATQQHWESAGSLLAESVEKLGLNPQDVNSIIRQGDTKQTVLNVADELNVDLIVMGSRGLGRLRSILSNSASQYVFQLSTRPMLLVRDDLYIRHINRVLVTIDGTGVGDDALKLACEMVLEIPGGQLTGVHVARQDPTPSRGAAIKSDTYLDCAVQRARKLGVELKPLHVTDADIGKGVCLAAEQINADLVVLASQDRRPLVARGLVDLDKLLGGSVSDYIRVHAPAPVLLVREPEQR; encoded by the coding sequence GTGTTCAAGAACCTTCTGATCGCCGATTCAGGCAAAGGCCACGTCGGTGAAATGATCAACATGCTGCGCGACCTGCCTGCCTTCAAGGCTGCCAGGATCAATCTCCTGCATGTGGTCCCGGAACAGACCATGGCGGCAACGCAACAGCACTGGGAAAGCGCAGGCAGCCTTCTGGCTGAGTCTGTGGAAAAGCTGGGACTTAACCCGCAGGACGTCAATTCGATCATCCGTCAGGGGGACACCAAGCAGACCGTTCTCAATGTGGCGGATGAACTGAACGTGGATCTCATCGTGATGGGATCACGAGGACTTGGCAGGCTCCGGTCAATCCTGTCCAACAGTGCCAGTCAGTACGTCTTCCAACTGTCGACGCGACCCATGTTGCTGGTCCGCGACGACCTTTACATTCGTCATATCAACCGGGTTCTGGTCACCATCGATGGCACGGGAGTCGGCGATGACGCCCTCAAGCTCGCTTGCGAAATGGTCCTCGAGATTCCAGGAGGGCAGCTAACCGGCGTCCACGTGGCGCGACAAGACCCCACCCCATCACGAGGAGCAGCCATCAAGAGCGATACCTATCTCGACTGCGCTGTCCAGAGAGCTCGCAAGCTCGGGGTTGAACTCAAGCCCTTGCACGTCACCGACGCCGACATCGGCAAAGGGGTGTGCTTGGCAGCAGAACAGATCAATGCTGACCTGGTCGTGCTGGCCTCTCAGGACCGTCGCCCTCTGGTGGCGAGAGGACTGGTTGACCTCGACAAACTGCTTGGTGGTTCAGTCAGCGACTACATCCGAGTTCACGCCCCTGCACCGGTGCTTCTTGTGAGAGAACCGGAACAGAGGTGA
- a CDS encoding acyl-CoA thioesterase, with protein MLNESVTRLPWRLDKRVLPQHTDHGGVMWHGAYVGWLEEARVEALSATGYPYEKMASGGLEMPVVQLQIRYREALMLGDEVELMSVSCAPRGVRWPWSTQFIKAGVCVAEASVELALVSVRPVRKVLRHPPEAVAAAFRALAEGPKCKG; from the coding sequence ATGCTGAATGAGAGCGTTACCAGGCTCCCCTGGCGCCTGGACAAGCGAGTGCTCCCACAGCACACAGACCATGGCGGTGTGATGTGGCATGGCGCCTATGTGGGTTGGCTTGAGGAGGCCCGGGTGGAGGCGCTGTCTGCAACCGGATACCCCTACGAAAAGATGGCTTCAGGTGGGCTGGAAATGCCCGTTGTTCAGCTGCAGATTCGTTATCGGGAGGCGCTGATGCTTGGCGATGAGGTGGAGCTGATGAGCGTCTCCTGCGCTCCCCGGGGTGTTCGCTGGCCTTGGTCAACTCAATTCATCAAAGCTGGCGTTTGCGTGGCTGAAGCTTCAGTGGAGCTTGCTTTGGTGAGCGTGCGTCCAGTCCGAAAGGTTCTGCGGCACCCGCCTGAAGCAGTGGCAGCGGCATTCAGGGCCTTGGCTGAGGGGCCAAAGTGCAAGGGTTGA
- a CDS encoding DNA-processing protein DprA, translating to MRQLCSAAADAPRGFQDLWSWSLPTLQKEFGWPASVLASLERYRSSLGLKPCIKVPINVLLPCDPEWPAGFERLERPPLSIQWRGSRSLLSLLSMQQAVAVVGTRRPSSHGLRMADNLGRALAQAQWPVVSGLAEGVDATAHRACLQAGGSPVAVLGTPLHRVYPPEHRSLQQEVAEAGLLITELRDSERVLRSSFALRNRLLVAVTRAVVVVECPENSGALRSAAMARCLGIPVWVVPGDALRESSQGSNALLQSEALPLINVQALLDQLGPGPCISCVGKSDAPALKSEKLLTVNPVQTRLLKLVDDDSSFDVMVQALQTTPDRVAAELLKLELDGLVVAQPGLRWRSL from the coding sequence ATGCGCCAGCTCTGTTCAGCAGCCGCTGATGCGCCACGGGGTTTTCAGGATCTCTGGAGCTGGTCTCTCCCGACATTGCAGAAGGAGTTCGGATGGCCGGCTTCGGTGCTGGCATCGCTTGAGCGTTATCGATCAAGTCTCGGCCTGAAGCCTTGCATCAAGGTTCCTATCAATGTTCTGTTGCCCTGTGATCCTGAGTGGCCGGCTGGCTTTGAGAGGCTGGAGCGCCCGCCTCTGTCAATTCAGTGGCGTGGCAGTCGAAGTCTTTTGTCGTTGCTCTCGATGCAGCAGGCGGTTGCCGTGGTGGGTACGAGAAGGCCTTCCAGCCACGGCCTTCGGATGGCGGACAATCTGGGTCGAGCCCTTGCCCAGGCTCAATGGCCTGTGGTCAGTGGTCTTGCTGAGGGCGTTGATGCAACTGCTCATCGAGCCTGTCTTCAGGCTGGAGGCAGTCCCGTGGCTGTTCTGGGAACTCCGCTGCATCGCGTTTATCCGCCTGAACATCGCAGTTTGCAGCAGGAGGTCGCAGAGGCTGGGCTGCTGATCACTGAGCTCCGCGATTCCGAGAGGGTCCTGCGATCCAGTTTTGCTCTGCGCAACCGCTTGCTCGTCGCTGTGACAAGGGCTGTGGTGGTGGTGGAATGTCCTGAGAACAGTGGAGCGCTGCGTTCGGCTGCGATGGCGCGTTGCTTAGGCATCCCCGTCTGGGTTGTTCCAGGTGATGCGCTGCGTGAATCGTCTCAAGGCAGCAATGCGCTGCTTCAGTCGGAGGCACTGCCGCTGATCAATGTCCAGGCTTTGCTTGATCAGCTTGGGCCAGGTCCTTGTATTTCCTGTGTTGGGAAGAGTGATGCTCCCGCTTTGAAGTCAGAGAAGCTTCTGACTGTCAATCCTGTGCAGACTCGTTTGTTGAAGCTGGTGGATGACGATTCCAGCTTCGATGTGATGGTGCAAGCATTGCAAACCACCCCTGACCGTGTTGCTGCGGAGCTGCTGAAACTTGAGCTGGATGGTTTGGTTGTGGCGCAGCCAGGCCTGCGTTGGCGCTCGCTTTAG
- the prmC gene encoding peptide chain release factor N(5)-glutamine methyltransferase produces MESASCSGQELLTWRRQQLLRGGRAVDLDWLLAMEANLSWAELQRLRILPESIAPLASTLQDLEKLWAVHLQDHVPLQHLVGRCPWRDLDLRISPAALIPRQETELLIDFALDCLQDPSATGWASAGRWADLGTGSGALAVALARALPGWDGHAVDLSAAALELARINLNALTTSLRWQLHQGSWWDPLECWWGQFDLVVANPPYIPTQVVDELDPLVRDHEPRQALCGGEDGLDCCRAILGLAPQALSPGGWLLLEHHHDQSDQVLGLMSSAGLVSSRARSDLSGVRRFAIARRHL; encoded by the coding sequence ATGGAGTCGGCTTCGTGTTCAGGACAGGAATTGCTGACCTGGCGACGCCAGCAATTACTTCGTGGAGGGCGGGCTGTTGATCTCGACTGGCTTTTGGCGATGGAGGCCAATCTCAGCTGGGCGGAACTTCAGCGGTTGCGGATTCTGCCCGAGTCGATCGCTCCTCTGGCCAGCACCCTCCAGGACCTGGAGAAGCTCTGGGCAGTGCATCTTCAGGACCACGTTCCGCTGCAGCATCTTGTCGGACGCTGTCCATGGCGCGATCTCGATCTTCGAATTAGCCCAGCAGCACTGATCCCCCGCCAGGAGACGGAGCTCCTGATTGATTTCGCGCTTGATTGCCTGCAGGATCCATCGGCGACAGGTTGGGCCTCTGCGGGACGCTGGGCTGATCTGGGTACAGGCAGCGGAGCTCTTGCCGTTGCTCTCGCTCGTGCCCTGCCGGGATGGGATGGACATGCTGTGGATCTCAGCGCTGCTGCTCTCGAGTTGGCGCGGATCAACCTCAACGCCTTGACGACATCTCTCAGATGGCAGCTGCATCAAGGTTCTTGGTGGGATCCACTGGAATGCTGGTGGGGACAGTTCGACCTTGTGGTCGCCAATCCGCCTTACATCCCCACTCAGGTTGTGGACGAGCTCGATCCACTCGTTCGCGACCATGAACCAAGGCAGGCTCTGTGTGGTGGGGAAGATGGTCTGGATTGCTGCAGAGCGATTTTGGGACTGGCCCCTCAGGCACTCTCACCAGGCGGATGGTTGTTGCTCGAGCATCATCACGATCAGAGTGATCAGGTGCTTGGCCTGATGAGCTCTGCAGGACTTGTGTCGTCCAGAGCCCGCTCCGATCTCAGCGGCGTCAGGCGTTTTGCTATCGCGAGGCGTCACCTTTGA
- a CDS encoding L-threonylcarbamoyladenylate synthase — protein MSAIELVRHLRGGGAALLPTDTLPALAAVPDHAAQIWTLKQRPQEKPLILMAAQADQLLALTSEDARIDAQPLARRFWPGALTLVLPVQGRLTQSLNPGQGTLGMRIPDCDLTRALLMQSGPLATTSANPSGAPPSQNAAEAAAAFPDLPLLAPLPWPQTSGLASTVIGWKSPGCWQLLRQGAVMVDVIERSPPCSG, from the coding sequence ATGTCAGCCATCGAGTTGGTCCGGCATCTCAGGGGTGGTGGAGCAGCTCTGCTACCCACGGATACCTTGCCAGCGCTTGCCGCCGTACCTGACCATGCGGCACAGATATGGACTCTCAAGCAGCGTCCTCAGGAGAAACCTCTGATCCTGATGGCAGCTCAGGCTGATCAGTTACTTGCGCTTACCAGTGAAGACGCCAGGATTGATGCGCAACCGCTCGCCCGTCGCTTCTGGCCAGGCGCACTGACTCTGGTGCTTCCGGTGCAGGGGCGTCTGACTCAGAGCCTCAATCCAGGTCAAGGAACCCTGGGAATGCGCATCCCGGATTGTGATCTCACCCGAGCTCTGCTGATGCAGAGCGGTCCACTGGCAACAACAAGTGCCAATCCTTCGGGCGCACCGCCAAGTCAGAACGCAGCGGAAGCCGCTGCGGCTTTTCCGGATCTGCCGCTGCTGGCTCCGCTGCCCTGGCCCCAGACCTCTGGGCTGGCGAGCACTGTGATTGGCTGGAAATCTCCAGGGTGCTGGCAACTGCTGCGCCAGGGCGCTGTGATGGTTGATGTGATTGAGAGGTCTCCTCCATGCTCTGGCTGA
- a CDS encoding response regulator transcription factor: MTNFQLTPAEIGVLNLLLEGNSNRAIAETLVLSVRTVESHISSSLGKTGCRSRLQLSLWWLQQVKEDKRVCAGRVPSLPA, encoded by the coding sequence ATGACAAACTTTCAGCTCACACCAGCAGAGATTGGCGTGCTCAATCTTCTGTTGGAGGGCAACAGCAACCGTGCCATTGCTGAAACGCTGGTTTTGAGTGTGCGCACCGTTGAAAGCCATATCAGCAGTTCCCTGGGCAAGACAGGCTGTCGTTCAAGACTGCAGCTCAGCCTTTGGTGGTTGCAGCAGGTCAAAGAGGACAAGCGGGTGTGCGCCGGTAGAGTTCCGTCATTGCCGGCTTAG
- the minE gene encoding cell division topological specificity factor MinE, which produces MTLQDLIDKILRRQPASATTARERLQLVLAHDRSDLSPETLDQMRREIFEVVAKYVDIDLEEGDVSLETEDRVTALVANLPIRRSMATSSQE; this is translated from the coding sequence ATGACCTTGCAAGACTTGATCGACAAAATCCTGCGCCGTCAACCCGCCAGTGCAACCACCGCACGTGAGCGCCTGCAACTGGTTTTGGCCCACGACCGCAGCGACCTGAGTCCTGAAACTCTGGATCAGATGCGACGTGAAATCTTTGAAGTCGTGGCCAAATATGTGGACATTGACCTCGAGGAAGGCGATGTGAGCCTGGAGACCGAAGATCGCGTCACAGCACTGGTGGCCAATCTGCCGATCCGGCGTTCAATGGCGACCAGCTCACAAGAGTGA
- the minD gene encoding septum site-determining protein MinD, whose product MTNSRTILICSGKGGVGKTTLTANLGIALAGQGARTVVLDADFGLRNLDLLLGLENRIVYTAQEVLAESCRLDQALVKHKQEPNLALLPAGNPRMLEWLKPEDMQTIAGMLSESFDYVLIDCPAGIEDGFKNAVAAAKEAIVITTPEVSAVRDADRVIGLLNTHGVSPVQLVLNRVRPKMMANQEMLAVDDVTDILALPLLGLVLEDEQVIVSTNRGEPLTLNGSASPAAKAYGHIARRLQGEDVPLMDPAKDGRRGIRARVRQLMQTKIF is encoded by the coding sequence GTGACCAATTCGCGAACGATCCTGATCTGCTCGGGAAAGGGTGGCGTCGGCAAGACCACCCTCACTGCCAATCTCGGCATCGCTCTGGCTGGACAAGGAGCTCGCACCGTGGTTCTCGACGCGGACTTCGGACTCAGAAATCTCGATCTGCTGCTTGGACTCGAGAATCGAATCGTGTATACAGCACAGGAAGTGCTGGCAGAGAGCTGCCGCCTTGACCAGGCACTGGTCAAGCACAAGCAAGAGCCGAACCTGGCACTGCTGCCTGCGGGGAATCCGCGGATGCTCGAGTGGCTGAAACCTGAAGACATGCAGACCATTGCCGGGATGCTGTCTGAAAGTTTCGATTACGTCCTGATTGACTGCCCAGCAGGCATCGAGGACGGCTTCAAGAACGCCGTGGCAGCCGCAAAGGAAGCAATCGTGATCACGACTCCGGAAGTATCGGCTGTCAGAGATGCCGATCGTGTGATCGGATTACTCAACACCCACGGGGTTTCACCCGTTCAGCTCGTGCTGAACAGGGTCAGACCAAAAATGATGGCCAATCAGGAGATGCTGGCGGTCGACGACGTCACCGACATCCTTGCTCTACCGCTTCTTGGCCTGGTTCTTGAAGATGAGCAGGTGATTGTCAGCACCAACCGAGGCGAACCCCTGACTCTCAATGGAAGTGCTTCTCCTGCTGCCAAGGCTTACGGGCATATCGCCCGTCGTCTCCAGGGAGAAGACGTCCCGCTCATGGACCCTGCAAAGGACGGTCGACGCGGCATTCGCGCCAGGGTGCGCCAACTGATGCAAACCAAGATTTTCTGA
- the minC gene encoding septum site-determining protein MinC: MTVEPTPQIPYCLSLPAFRSVSWQQWLPAQLPSLPSGDIDLDTGDWTLSCRDLEALLHALHQAGHNVQLLITRCRNTLISAAALGLPVREASTVIPTLEARDDQPNEAKTNVDLTVHRGTLRSGDHIETQGHLLIVGDVNPGGSASAEGDVYVWGRLRGRAHAGSKGNNTAKIVALQLRPLQLRIAELVARGPEERPQPGLAEQACILDGAISIQPASAPFIPQ, from the coding sequence ATGACCGTTGAACCAACACCGCAGATCCCTTACTGCCTCAGCCTCCCGGCTTTCCGATCCGTGTCCTGGCAGCAATGGCTTCCGGCGCAGCTGCCATCCCTTCCTTCGGGTGACATCGACCTTGACACCGGTGACTGGACCCTGAGCTGTCGCGATTTGGAGGCGTTGCTGCATGCTTTGCATCAGGCTGGCCACAACGTTCAGCTGTTGATCACGCGCTGCCGCAACACGTTGATCAGCGCAGCTGCACTTGGTTTGCCTGTTCGAGAGGCCAGCACTGTGATCCCCACCCTTGAAGCCAGAGACGATCAGCCGAACGAGGCCAAAACCAATGTTGATCTCACGGTTCATCGGGGAACCTTGCGATCCGGTGATCACATCGAAACTCAGGGGCACCTGCTGATCGTGGGTGATGTGAATCCGGGCGGATCGGCATCGGCCGAGGGAGATGTCTATGTCTGGGGACGCCTGCGAGGCAGGGCCCACGCAGGAAGCAAGGGCAACAACACCGCCAAGATCGTGGCATTGCAGCTGAGGCCACTGCAGCTGCGGATTGCGGAGCTTGTGGCGCGAGGTCCAGAGGAACGACCGCAGCCTGGGCTCGCCGAGCAGGCTTGCATTCTGGATGGCGCCATCTCCATCCAGCCAGCCAGTGCGCCCTTCATACCTCAGTAA